The Thermobispora bispora DSM 43833 genome window below encodes:
- a CDS encoding FecCD family ABC transporter permease, whose product MNGPLDTRAGAARRRAGVLIALAVLTVAGLGLAVTVGSTPLPLGAVAAALARDGDPGVETIVWTVRLPRAVTALVAGAALGAAGLQMQTLFRNPLAEPYILGVSSGASLGVALVVTGVGGAGGMFTAGVAGFGRIGIVLAATAGAAAVLVLVLLLSRRVRSLSTLLVIGVLIGAATVSLISLMLTYTDPRLAQQYLAWGLGSFAGTTWDDLAVFVPVCAGALAAALAGVKPLNALLLGERYARTMGVNVRRTRTVTILVASVLAGAVTACCGPIAFLGMAVPHIARLLIGTADHRVLMPTVMLLGSGTALLCCVATQAPGAGAVLPLNAITTLIGTPVVITVLLRSRAARIGVAV is encoded by the coding sequence GTGAACGGCCCGCTGGACACCCGGGCCGGGGCCGCCCGCCGCCGGGCGGGCGTGCTCATCGCCCTGGCCGTCCTCACCGTGGCGGGCCTCGGGCTCGCCGTCACGGTCGGCTCGACCCCGCTGCCGCTCGGCGCGGTGGCCGCGGCCCTGGCCCGCGACGGAGACCCCGGCGTCGAGACGATCGTGTGGACCGTCCGGCTGCCCCGGGCGGTCACCGCGCTCGTGGCCGGCGCCGCGCTCGGCGCGGCCGGCCTGCAGATGCAGACGCTGTTCCGCAATCCGCTCGCCGAGCCGTACATCCTCGGCGTGAGCTCCGGCGCGAGCCTGGGCGTCGCACTGGTCGTCACCGGTGTGGGCGGCGCGGGCGGGATGTTCACCGCGGGCGTGGCGGGGTTCGGGCGGATCGGGATCGTGCTCGCCGCCACCGCGGGCGCGGCGGCGGTGCTCGTGCTCGTCCTGTTGCTCTCGCGGCGGGTCCGCTCGCTCTCCACCCTCCTGGTCATCGGGGTGCTGATCGGCGCGGCCACGGTCTCGCTGATCAGCCTGATGCTGACCTACACCGACCCCCGGCTCGCCCAGCAGTACCTCGCCTGGGGACTGGGCTCGTTCGCCGGTACCACCTGGGACGACCTGGCGGTCTTCGTGCCCGTCTGCGCCGGGGCGCTCGCCGCCGCGCTGGCCGGGGTGAAGCCCTTGAACGCCCTGCTCCTGGGCGAGCGGTACGCCCGGACCATGGGCGTCAACGTGCGCCGCACCCGCACCGTCACCATCCTGGTCGCCTCGGTGCTCGCCGGGGCGGTCACCGCCTGCTGCGGCCCGATCGCCTTCCTCGGCATGGCCGTACCGCACATCGCGCGGCTGCTGATCGGCACCGCCGACCACCGCGTGCTCATGCCCACGGTCATGCTGCTCGGCTCCGGTACGGCACTGCTGTGCTGTGTGGCGACCCAGGCGCCCGGGGCTGGCGCCGTCCTGCCGCTCAACGCCATCACCACCCTGATCGGCACCCCCGTGGTCATCACCGTGCTGCTCCGCAGCCGCGCCGCCCGGATCGGAGTCGCCGTATGA
- a CDS encoding ABC transporter substrate-binding protein, whose amino-acid sequence MRSPRKTFVLSFAVSLLVGLAACGSERSGDPVAASTDTGRCVSHYDANTDYFPVKQTLRHATNFTITYAKNYQVITVKQPSPGAKPEKYVLVRCGTPAPRPTGDLAGAVMVEVPVRSLFAASTTHLPFLADLGALDLLKGIPTVRYVTSPEVWQRVRSGSIIEYASGEEIDIEKVIGARPDVLVGDGMEKQAYGPLRDAGIKILENAEWLESTPLGRAEWIKFFAALTGTEAKAAEIFGKVEREYTALAEKAKGVKPATVLLGTMYSGQWYMPAGGSYAATLLKDAGGTYAWAGTEGTGSISLDLETVLAKAGHAPTWLVIENTWRTLADVEQADPRYAKLTAVQDGNVWSANKVLGPGGGNDYYERGVARPDLILADLIAILHPELAPGHEFTFYRRLTK is encoded by the coding sequence ATGCGTTCCCCTCGTAAGACGTTCGTCCTGTCCTTTGCGGTATCCCTGCTCGTCGGCCTGGCCGCGTGCGGCTCGGAGCGTTCCGGCGACCCGGTCGCCGCGTCCACGGACACCGGCCGGTGCGTGTCGCACTACGACGCGAACACCGACTACTTCCCGGTGAAGCAGACGCTGAGGCACGCGACGAACTTCACGATCACCTACGCGAAGAACTACCAGGTCATCACCGTCAAGCAACCCTCTCCGGGGGCGAAGCCCGAGAAGTACGTGCTGGTGCGGTGCGGGACGCCCGCGCCCCGGCCGACCGGAGACCTCGCCGGCGCGGTCATGGTCGAGGTACCGGTGCGGTCGCTCTTCGCCGCCTCCACCACGCACCTGCCGTTCCTCGCCGACCTCGGCGCGCTCGACCTGCTGAAGGGCATTCCCACCGTCCGGTACGTCACCTCACCGGAGGTGTGGCAGCGGGTCCGGTCCGGCTCGATCATCGAGTACGCCTCCGGTGAGGAGATCGACATCGAGAAGGTGATCGGCGCCCGGCCCGACGTGCTGGTCGGCGACGGCATGGAGAAGCAGGCGTACGGCCCGCTGCGCGACGCCGGGATCAAGATCCTGGAGAACGCCGAGTGGCTGGAGTCCACCCCGCTGGGCCGCGCCGAATGGATCAAGTTCTTCGCCGCGCTCACCGGGACCGAGGCGAAGGCCGCCGAGATCTTCGGCAAGGTCGAGCGCGAGTACACCGCGCTGGCCGAGAAGGCCAAGGGGGTCAAGCCCGCCACCGTCCTGCTCGGCACGATGTACTCCGGCCAGTGGTACATGCCCGCCGGCGGCAGCTACGCCGCCACCCTGCTGAAGGACGCGGGCGGGACCTACGCCTGGGCCGGCACCGAGGGGACCGGCAGCATCTCCCTCGACCTGGAGACGGTCCTCGCCAAGGCCGGGCACGCCCCGACGTGGCTGGTCATCGAGAACACGTGGCGGACCCTCGCCGATGTGGAGCAGGCCGACCCGCGGTACGCGAAGCTCACCGCGGTCCAGGACGGGAACGTGTGGTCCGCCAACAAGGTGCTCGGCCCCGGCGGCGGCAACGACTACTACGAGCGCGGGGTGGCCCGGCCCGATCTCATCCTCGCCGACCTGATCGCGATCCTCCACCCCGAGCTGGCCCCCGGTCACGAGTTCACGTTCTACCGGCGGCTCACCAAGTGA
- a CDS encoding DUF2243 domain-containing protein, translating into MASVRPAGLVLGLGIGGFIDGIVLHQLLGWHHMLSGWYPDDLRLNMIGDGAFHALCLVLVIAGVAMLSRAAPHRLGELFGWMITGWGLFNVVEGLVDHQILGVHHVRPGPHQLGYDIGFLVFGAALIVAGVLIARASAGRS; encoded by the coding sequence ATGGCATCCGTGCGCCCCGCCGGACTGGTGCTCGGCCTCGGCATCGGCGGCTTCATCGACGGCATCGTGCTGCACCAGCTGCTGGGCTGGCACCACATGCTCAGCGGCTGGTACCCGGACGACCTGCGGCTCAACATGATCGGGGACGGCGCGTTCCACGCGCTGTGCCTCGTCCTGGTGATCGCCGGCGTCGCGATGCTCTCCCGGGCCGCGCCGCACCGCCTCGGGGAGCTGTTCGGCTGGATGATCACCGGGTGGGGGTTGTTCAACGTGGTCGAAGGCCTGGTCGACCACCAGATCCTCGGGGTGCACCACGTCCGCCCGGGCCCCCATCAGCTCGGCTATGACATCGGCTTCCTCGTCTTCGGCGCGGCGCTGATCGTGGCCGGCGTGCTCATCGCCCGCGCGTCCGCCGGGCGGTCCTGA
- a CDS encoding NAD-dependent epimerase/dehydratase family protein, which yields MRIVVVGATGNVGTSLISALECDPEVTSIVGVARREPSWRPAKVEWRTGDVRTADLVPMFSGADAVVHLAWIFGPTHDPAATWQTNVIGSTRVFRAAAEAGVSTLICASSVGAYSPGPQDRAIDESWPTHGWPGAAYSREKAYVERLLDSFEREHPGIRVVRMRPAFIVKRESATEQWRLFAGPLMPQRVVRPGLIVPDIPGMRFQLVHTADAAEAYRLVLRRPVSGAFNIAADPVIDGDVLAEMLRARRVRVPAWLVRGAVAAGWQARLIPAAPGMVDLLLRLPIMDTTRARTELGWRPRYSATEALREVLDGLRGRAGMETPPLSPEGGVERIKRLVTGVGSRLL from the coding sequence ATGCGGATCGTGGTGGTCGGTGCGACCGGGAACGTCGGAACGAGTCTCATCTCCGCCCTGGAATGCGACCCCGAGGTCACCTCGATCGTCGGCGTCGCGCGGCGGGAGCCGAGCTGGCGTCCCGCGAAGGTCGAGTGGCGCACGGGCGACGTGCGCACGGCCGACCTCGTGCCGATGTTCTCGGGCGCGGACGCGGTGGTGCACCTGGCGTGGATCTTCGGCCCGACGCACGACCCGGCGGCCACCTGGCAGACCAACGTGATCGGCAGCACACGGGTCTTCCGGGCCGCCGCGGAGGCCGGTGTCTCCACGCTCATCTGCGCCTCTTCCGTCGGCGCCTACTCACCCGGGCCACAGGACCGGGCCATCGACGAGAGCTGGCCGACGCACGGCTGGCCGGGCGCGGCGTACTCCCGGGAGAAGGCGTACGTCGAGCGGCTGCTCGACTCCTTCGAGCGGGAGCACCCCGGCATCCGCGTGGTGCGCATGCGCCCCGCCTTCATCGTCAAGCGGGAGTCGGCGACCGAGCAGTGGCGGCTGTTCGCCGGACCGCTCATGCCCCAGCGCGTGGTACGGCCCGGCTTGATCGTACCGGACATACCCGGCATGCGGTTCCAGCTGGTGCACACCGCGGACGCCGCCGAGGCCTACCGGCTCGTGCTGCGCCGGCCGGTCTCCGGGGCGTTCAACATCGCCGCCGACCCGGTGATCGACGGTGACGTGCTCGCCGAAATGCTCCGAGCGCGGCGCGTCCGGGTGCCCGCTTGGCTGGTCCGGGGCGCGGTGGCGGCCGGCTGGCAGGCCCGGCTGATCCCGGCAGCGCCGGGCATGGTCGATCTGCTGCTGCGGCTGCCGATCATGGACACCACCCGGGCCCGGACCGAGCTGGGGTGGCGCCCTCGGTACAGCGCCACCGAGGCGCTCCGCGAGGTGCTCGACGGCCTGCGCGGCCGTGCGGGCATGGAGACACCGCCGCTCAGCCCGGAGGGCGGGGTGGAGCGCATCAAGCGGCTTGTGACCGGCGTCGGGAGCCGCCTGCTGTAG
- the mads6 gene encoding methylation-associated defense system protein kinase MAD6 → MAQIVGGGRPVNDAERRVIAHLRDHAPDDWLLLHNIEVPRGPDLFEIDVAVLTGHSLCVIDVKGARGRFEVVGNRWFPQHREAFGSPVAKLRGTARALKGLLVDQHRELERLYVDNIVVLTAPGAVLIDPTGRDARHVTDMDGLIPMLSDVSRVRHGCSRDARPYRKAVLEALNATVRRSTAPPRFGNWEVEEELGGDSRVTEYRAVNATTPVSETVLLRVYRADPLAEERRRLIEQRRIANAYQALAKIPPHPCVVRSRDFFAIDDESRFVLVLDDVHGRALHLHLGDRRMSLETKLDIIEDMLAGLAHVHANKVIHRALTPASVLVTPNGRAMLTGFDYAKPGPRKHTVANELPNILDVHYVAPECRTRPDRMTPAADVYAAGVIAFQLLTGELPTPGGDGEAVADGVAPQIMDLLRRMRDPTPGKRPDAATALAELRQARTVQVRQSRGGRFMRRVRTALRRLAGR, encoded by the coding sequence ATGGCTCAGATCGTCGGCGGTGGACGGCCCGTCAATGACGCCGAACGGCGGGTCATCGCGCACCTGCGCGACCACGCGCCCGACGACTGGCTGCTGCTCCACAACATCGAGGTACCCCGCGGCCCGGACCTGTTCGAGATCGACGTGGCCGTGCTGACCGGCCACTCGCTCTGCGTCATCGACGTCAAGGGGGCCCGCGGCCGGTTCGAGGTGGTGGGCAACCGGTGGTTCCCGCAGCACCGGGAGGCGTTCGGCTCCCCAGTGGCGAAGCTCCGGGGCACCGCCCGGGCGCTCAAAGGGCTGCTCGTCGACCAGCACCGCGAGCTCGAACGGCTCTACGTGGACAACATCGTGGTGCTCACCGCGCCCGGCGCCGTGCTCATCGACCCGACCGGCCGGGACGCCCGCCACGTCACCGACATGGACGGGCTCATCCCGATGCTGAGCGACGTGTCCCGGGTCCGGCACGGGTGCAGCCGGGACGCCCGGCCGTACCGGAAGGCCGTCCTCGAGGCGCTCAACGCCACCGTCCGCCGCTCCACCGCCCCGCCGCGGTTCGGCAACTGGGAGGTGGAGGAGGAGCTCGGCGGGGACAGCCGGGTCACCGAGTACCGGGCGGTCAACGCCACCACCCCGGTGAGCGAGACCGTGCTGCTCCGCGTCTACCGGGCCGACCCGCTCGCCGAGGAGCGGCGCCGGCTCATCGAGCAGCGGCGGATCGCCAACGCCTACCAGGCGCTCGCCAAGATCCCGCCCCACCCGTGCGTGGTCCGCTCCCGCGACTTCTTCGCCATCGACGACGAGAGCCGGTTCGTGCTCGTCCTCGACGACGTGCACGGGCGGGCGCTCCACCTGCACCTGGGCGACCGCCGGATGAGCCTGGAGACCAAGCTCGACATCATCGAGGACATGCTCGCCGGGCTCGCCCACGTCCACGCCAACAAGGTCATCCACCGGGCGCTCACCCCGGCGTCGGTGCTGGTCACCCCGAACGGCCGGGCCATGCTGACCGGGTTCGACTACGCCAAGCCCGGGCCGCGCAAGCACACGGTCGCCAACGAGCTGCCGAACATCCTCGACGTGCACTACGTCGCCCCGGAGTGCCGGACCCGGCCGGATCGGATGACCCCCGCCGCCGACGTCTACGCCGCCGGGGTCATCGCGTTCCAGCTCCTCACCGGGGAGCTGCCCACCCCCGGCGGCGACGGGGAGGCGGTGGCCGACGGCGTCGCCCCGCAGATCATGGATCTGCTCCGGCGGATGCGCGACCCCACCCCGGGCAAGCGCCCCGACGCGGCGACCGCCCTCGCCGAGCTGCGCCAGGCCCGCACCGTTCAGGTACGGCAGAGCCGCGGCGGCCGCTTCATGCGCCGGGTGCGGACGGCGCTGCGCCGGCTGGCCGGCCGCTGA
- a CDS encoding phosphoketolase family protein has product MEEIASIDAYWRAANYLSVGQIYLLDNPLLREPLRPEHIKPRLLGHWGTVPGINFCFAHLNRIIRRRDQDMIYICGPGHGGPAVVAHSWLEGTYTERYPHITQDAKGMRLLFRQFSFPGGVPSHAAPETPGSIHEGGELGYSLAHAYGAAFDNPGLVVACIIGDGEAETGPLAASWHSNKFLTPGRDGVVLPILHLNGYKIANPTVLARIPEPELVKLLEGYGYRVHIVAGDDPAELHPLMARTLDEVFAEIDEYTAGRERRLPMIVLRTPKGWTGPREVDGVPVEGTWRSHQVPLAQVRTSPEHLRMLEEWMRSYRPEELFDAEGRPTPLVLGEVPEGERRMSANPHANGGELLVPLVLPDFRDYAVPVKEPAVTCSEPTRVLGSYLRDVIAANPRNFRLMGPDETASNRLSAVFEATDKAWDAAVLGTDEHLSREGRVMEVLSEHLCQGWLEGYLLTGRHGLFNCYEAFIHIVDAMFNQHAKWLESAKKIPWRRPVASLNYLLTSHVWRQDHNGFSHQDPGFLDVVVNKKADVVRVYLPPDTNTLLSVADHCLRSRDYVNVIVVGKQPVLDLMSMDEAIAHCTRGAGILRWASTDEGAEPDVVLACAGDVPTMETLAAAALLRAHLPELRVRVVNVVDLMCLQPPSEHPHGLSDHEFDALFTTDKPIIFNFHGYPWLIHRLTYRRNGHDNLHVRGYKEEGTTTTPFDMAMMNDIDRFHLVMDVIDRVPGLRTTASHLRQAMVDARLRARAYTRDHGEDPPEIRDWTWPYD; this is encoded by the coding sequence GTGGAGGAAATCGCGAGCATCGATGCCTACTGGAGAGCGGCGAACTACCTGTCCGTCGGGCAGATCTACCTGCTCGACAACCCGCTGCTCCGCGAGCCGCTGCGGCCCGAGCACATCAAGCCCCGGCTGCTCGGCCACTGGGGCACCGTGCCGGGGATCAACTTCTGCTTCGCCCACCTCAACCGGATCATCCGCCGGCGCGACCAGGACATGATCTACATCTGCGGTCCCGGGCACGGCGGGCCGGCCGTGGTGGCGCACTCCTGGCTGGAGGGCACCTACACGGAGCGGTACCCGCACATCACCCAGGACGCCAAGGGGATGCGGCTGCTGTTCCGGCAGTTCTCCTTCCCCGGCGGCGTGCCCAGCCACGCCGCGCCGGAGACGCCCGGCTCCATTCACGAGGGCGGTGAGCTCGGCTACTCCCTCGCCCACGCGTACGGCGCCGCGTTCGACAACCCCGGGCTGGTGGTCGCCTGCATCATCGGCGACGGGGAGGCGGAGACCGGGCCGCTCGCCGCGAGCTGGCACTCGAACAAGTTCCTCACCCCAGGCCGGGACGGGGTGGTGCTGCCGATCCTGCACCTGAACGGGTACAAGATCGCGAACCCGACGGTGCTGGCGCGCATCCCGGAGCCGGAGCTGGTCAAGCTCCTCGAGGGGTACGGGTACCGGGTGCACATCGTCGCCGGGGACGACCCGGCGGAGCTGCACCCGCTGATGGCCCGGACCCTGGACGAGGTCTTCGCGGAGATCGACGAGTACACCGCGGGGCGGGAGCGCCGGCTCCCGATGATCGTGCTGCGCACGCCTAAGGGGTGGACCGGCCCGCGGGAGGTGGACGGGGTGCCGGTGGAGGGCACCTGGCGATCCCACCAGGTGCCGCTCGCCCAGGTCCGCACCAGCCCCGAGCACCTGCGCATGCTGGAGGAGTGGATGCGCTCCTACCGGCCGGAGGAGCTGTTCGACGCCGAGGGACGGCCCACCCCGCTGGTCCTCGGCGAGGTGCCCGAGGGCGAGCGGCGGATGAGCGCGAACCCGCACGCCAACGGCGGCGAGCTGCTCGTGCCGCTGGTGCTGCCCGACTTCCGCGACTACGCGGTGCCGGTGAAGGAGCCCGCGGTGACCTGCAGCGAGCCCACCCGGGTGCTGGGGAGCTACCTGCGGGACGTGATCGCGGCCAACCCGCGCAACTTCCGGCTGATGGGCCCGGACGAGACCGCGTCCAACCGGCTCTCCGCCGTGTTCGAGGCGACCGACAAGGCCTGGGACGCCGCCGTGCTCGGCACCGACGAGCACCTGTCCCGGGAGGGCCGGGTGATGGAGGTGCTGAGCGAGCACCTCTGCCAGGGCTGGCTCGAGGGCTACCTGCTCACCGGGCGGCACGGCCTGTTCAACTGCTACGAGGCGTTCATCCACATCGTGGACGCCATGTTCAACCAGCACGCCAAGTGGCTGGAGTCGGCGAAGAAGATCCCCTGGCGGCGGCCGGTGGCGTCGCTCAACTACCTGCTCACCTCGCACGTGTGGCGGCAGGACCACAACGGGTTCAGCCACCAGGACCCGGGCTTCCTCGACGTGGTGGTGAACAAGAAGGCCGACGTGGTCAGGGTCTACCTGCCGCCGGACACCAACACCCTGCTCTCGGTCGCTGACCACTGCCTGCGCTCGCGGGACTACGTCAACGTGATCGTGGTGGGCAAGCAGCCCGTGCTCGACCTGATGAGCATGGACGAGGCGATCGCCCACTGCACCCGGGGCGCCGGCATCCTGCGCTGGGCCTCCACCGATGAGGGGGCCGAGCCGGACGTGGTGCTCGCGTGCGCCGGGGACGTCCCGACGATGGAGACGCTCGCCGCCGCCGCGCTGCTCCGCGCCCACCTGCCCGAGCTGCGGGTCCGGGTGGTGAACGTGGTCGACCTGATGTGCCTGCAGCCGCCCTCGGAGCACCCGCACGGCCTGTCCGACCACGAGTTCGACGCCCTGTTCACCACGGACAAGCCGATCATCTTCAACTTCCACGGCTACCCGTGGCTCATCCACCGGCTCACCTACCGGCGGAACGGCCACGACAACCTGCACGTGCGGGGCTACAAGGAGGAGGGCACCACGACCACGCCCTTCGACATGGCGATGATGAACGACATCGACCGGTTCCACCTGGTCATGGACGTGATCGACCGCGTGCCCGGCCTGCGCACCACCGCGAGCCACCTCCGGCAGGCGATGGTCGACGCCCGGCTGCGGGCCCGGGCGTACACCCGCGATCACGGCGAGGACCCGCCGGAGATCCGCGATTGGACCTGGCCCTACGACTGA
- a CDS encoding response regulator transcription factor — protein MIRVFLVDDHEVVRRGVAALLEAEPDIEIVGEAGTVESALARVPALKPDVAILDVRLPDGSGVDLCRDLRSKLPNLACLMLTSYADDEALFNAVMAGAAGYVLKQIHGSDLVGAVRTVASGQSLLDPATTASMLRRLREQAAKKDPLAALSDQERQILELIGEGLTNRQIGERLFLAEKTVKNYVSTLLSKLNMQRRTQAAALAARLKAERSL, from the coding sequence ATGATTCGAGTGTTCCTCGTGGACGACCATGAGGTGGTACGACGCGGGGTCGCCGCCCTGCTGGAGGCCGAACCCGACATCGAGATCGTCGGTGAGGCGGGGACGGTGGAGTCCGCGCTGGCCAGGGTCCCGGCCCTGAAGCCGGACGTGGCGATCCTCGACGTGCGGCTCCCCGACGGCAGCGGGGTCGATCTCTGCCGCGACCTGCGCTCGAAGCTGCCCAACCTGGCGTGCCTGATGCTCACCTCGTACGCGGACGACGAGGCGCTGTTCAACGCGGTGATGGCCGGCGCGGCGGGTTACGTGCTCAAGCAGATCCACGGCTCCGACCTGGTCGGCGCGGTCCGCACCGTGGCGAGCGGGCAGTCGCTGCTCGACCCCGCCACCACGGCGAGCATGCTGCGGCGCCTGCGCGAGCAGGCGGCGAAGAAGGACCCCCTGGCCGCGCTCTCCGACCAGGAGCGGCAGATCCTCGAGCTGATCGGGGAGGGCCTCACCAACCGGCAGATCGGCGAGCGGCTCTTCCTCGCCGAGAAGACGGTGAAGAACTACGTGTCGACCTTACTGAGCAAGCTCAACATGCAGCGGCGCACCCAGGCCGCCGCCCTGGCGGCCCGGCTCAAGGCCGAACGGTCCTTATGA
- a CDS encoding pyridoxamine 5'-phosphate oxidase family protein, which translates to MKLDSAGLEILTREECLKLLASTPIGRIVFTDRALPAVQPVNFCLHEGLIVIRTTATSRLAMAARNTIVAFEGDHFDIETRTGWSVTAVGHARGVTDPEELERLSKLPLIPWAPGVREHYIVISPEQVSGRRLVR; encoded by the coding sequence ATGAAGCTCGACTCGGCAGGGCTGGAGATTCTCACCCGGGAGGAGTGTCTCAAACTTCTCGCGAGCACTCCGATCGGGCGGATCGTATTCACCGATCGCGCACTCCCCGCCGTCCAGCCCGTGAACTTCTGCCTGCATGAGGGACTGATCGTCATCCGGACCACGGCCACCTCACGGCTGGCCATGGCCGCGCGGAACACCATCGTGGCCTTCGAGGGCGATCACTTCGACATCGAGACCCGTACCGGGTGGTCGGTGACCGCGGTCGGGCACGCCCGGGGGGTGACCGACCCGGAGGAGCTGGAACGGCTGTCCAAGCTGCCGCTCATCCCGTGGGCACCCGGGGTCCGGGAGCACTACATCGTCATCAGCCCCGAACAGGTCTCCGGCCGGCGTCTGGTCCGGTGA
- the nhaA gene encoding Na+/H+ antiporter NhaA encodes MSDLARQRTTAVLFRRSWAEIRRIADILRQETIGGALALLAATAALILANSPWRDAYEALRSFAIGPVALHLHLSLATWAADGLLAIFFFVAGLELKREFVAGDLRDLRQAMVPVAAAVGGVIVPAAIYLLVTRDVAGAARGWAIPTATDIAFALAVLAVIGRYLPAPLRTFLLTLAVVDDLLAVVIIAVFYTSKLSVAFLAAALVPLAIFAVLVQRRISSWWLLLPLAVATWALVHASGVHATVAGVLLAFAVPVAADEAHGDDADGPGLAEHLEHRFRPLSAGVAVPTFAFLAAGVPLGGLDGLVRAFTDPVVLGIAAGLVVGKPLGIMAATWLVARYTHAELDEGITWTDVTGLSVLAGIGFTVSLLIGGLAFGLDTARAGDVKIAVLGGSVAAVLLAAVILRLRNRVYRRMHHAGAADGEGDTRE; translated from the coding sequence ATGAGCGACCTTGCCCGCCAGCGCACCACCGCGGTCCTGTTCCGCCGTTCCTGGGCGGAGATCCGGCGCATCGCCGACATCCTCCGCCAGGAGACCATCGGCGGCGCTCTGGCGCTGCTGGCCGCCACGGCCGCGCTGATCCTCGCCAACTCCCCGTGGCGGGACGCCTATGAGGCGCTGCGGTCCTTCGCCATCGGACCCGTGGCGCTGCACCTCCACCTGAGCCTGGCCACCTGGGCCGCCGACGGGCTGCTGGCGATCTTCTTCTTCGTGGCCGGGCTGGAGCTCAAACGCGAGTTCGTCGCGGGCGACCTCCGCGACCTGCGGCAGGCCATGGTCCCGGTCGCCGCCGCGGTCGGCGGCGTCATCGTCCCCGCCGCGATCTACCTGCTGGTCACCCGGGACGTCGCGGGCGCGGCCCGCGGCTGGGCGATCCCCACCGCCACCGACATCGCCTTCGCGCTCGCCGTGCTCGCGGTGATCGGCCGGTACCTGCCCGCCCCGCTGCGCACCTTCCTGCTCACCCTGGCCGTGGTCGACGACCTGCTGGCCGTCGTCATCATCGCCGTCTTCTACACGAGCAAGCTCAGCGTGGCCTTCCTCGCGGCCGCCCTGGTGCCGCTCGCGATCTTCGCCGTGCTGGTGCAGCGGCGGATCAGCTCCTGGTGGCTGCTGCTCCCGCTCGCCGTGGCGACCTGGGCGCTGGTGCACGCCTCAGGCGTCCACGCCACCGTCGCCGGGGTGCTGCTCGCCTTCGCCGTGCCGGTCGCCGCCGACGAGGCGCACGGGGACGACGCGGACGGCCCCGGCCTGGCCGAGCACCTGGAGCACCGGTTCCGGCCGCTCTCGGCCGGCGTCGCCGTACCGACCTTCGCGTTCCTGGCCGCGGGAGTGCCGCTCGGCGGCCTGGACGGCCTGGTGCGCGCGTTCACCGACCCGGTGGTGCTCGGGATCGCCGCCGGGCTGGTCGTGGGCAAACCCCTCGGCATCATGGCCGCGACCTGGCTGGTGGCGCGGTACACCCACGCCGAGCTCGACGAGGGCATCACCTGGACGGACGTGACCGGCCTGTCGGTGCTCGCCGGGATCGGCTTCACCGTGTCGCTGCTCATCGGCGGGCTGGCCTTCGGTCTCGACACCGCGCGCGCCGGCGATGTCAAGATCGCGGTGCTGGGCGGTTCCGTGGCCGCCGTGCTGCTCGCGGCGGTGATCCTACGGCTGCGCAACCGGGTCTATCGGCGGATGCACCACGCGGGTGCTGCGGATGGAGAGGGGGACACCCGGGAGTGA
- a CDS encoding maleylpyruvate isomerase family mycothiol-dependent enzyme yields MMQEPEALRRFDPFDIFDTEAERLDRYFSSLDEAGWSRPSRCEGWSVRDVLAHLAGEELYNQACLDKDLDGFYEMLEREGVQGGFDEFNRWCVRKRRSLPVDQVLEEWRTRNRDTRRRMRELGRDGLLHTSVGPYPAGLQAFHYASEYATHADDVGAPVAEEESARRLEWRAVFGLVALAEHGSAARVERADGRFLVRTADRTAELSPAEFVDATVARLPAGHPLDPALRSALRCLA; encoded by the coding sequence ATGATGCAGGAACCTGAGGCACTGCGCCGGTTCGACCCGTTCGACATCTTCGACACCGAGGCCGAACGGCTCGACCGGTACTTCTCCTCCCTCGACGAGGCGGGCTGGAGCCGGCCGTCGCGGTGCGAGGGATGGAGCGTGCGGGACGTGCTCGCCCACCTCGCCGGAGAGGAGCTGTACAACCAGGCCTGCCTCGACAAGGACCTCGACGGGTTCTACGAGATGCTCGAACGCGAGGGGGTCCAGGGCGGGTTCGACGAGTTCAATCGGTGGTGCGTGCGCAAACGCCGCAGCCTGCCCGTCGATCAGGTGCTCGAAGAGTGGCGGACGCGCAACCGCGACACGCGCCGGCGGATGCGCGAGCTGGGCCGGGACGGCCTGCTCCACACCTCGGTCGGGCCCTACCCGGCGGGGTTGCAGGCCTTCCATTACGCGTCCGAGTACGCCACGCACGCCGACGACGTGGGCGCCCCGGTCGCCGAGGAGGAGTCGGCCCGGCGGCTGGAGTGGCGGGCGGTGTTCGGGCTGGTCGCCCTGGCCGAGCACGGGTCGGCGGCGCGGGTGGAGCGCGCCGATGGCCGGTTCCTGGTCCGCACCGCGGACCGAACCGCGGAGCTGTCCCCGGCGGAGTTCGTGGACGCGACCGTGGCGCGGCTGCCGGCCGGCCACCCGCTCGACCCGGCCCTCCGTTCCGCGCTGCGCTGCCTCGCCTGA